One Thauera sp. K11 DNA window includes the following coding sequences:
- the sdhA gene encoding succinate dehydrogenase flavoprotein subunit — MNVAKRTFDAVIVGAGGAGLRAALQLSEAGLKTAVLTKVFPTRSHTVAAQGGVAASLGNTTEDNWHWHMYDTVKGSDWLGDQDSIEFMVKKANEVVVELEHYGMPFDRTDNGKIYQRPFGGHSMNYGQAPVMRSCAAADRTGHAMLHALYQRNVRANTQFFVEWNALDLIRNSEGDVLGVTAIEMETGEVSIFHAKATIFATGGAGRIFYSSTNAFINTGDGLGMAARAGIPLEDMEFWQFHPTGVAGAGVLITEGVRGEGGILRNSSGERFMERYAPNLKDLASRDVVSRSMVTEINEGRGCGADKDHVLLDITHLSPETIMKRLPGIREISIQFAGVDPIKAPIPVVPTAHYQMGGIPTNYKGQVIAPKDGNPNVPVVGFYAAGECACASVHGANRLGTNSLLDLLVFGKSAGESVVEDFTSGNLTLKPLPADAADASLARIARLENQKNGTDVHEVRLAMQRTMQKHAGVFRFKDLLSEGVTRILEVAEQSLHTEITDKSKVWNTARTEALELDNLIEVAKATMVSAEARKESRGAHVRDDAPDTAEHPNGRDDQNWLKHTLWYRDGNRLDYKPVNLKPLSDDVEPIALAKRTY, encoded by the coding sequence GCCGGCCTGCGTGCGGCCCTGCAACTTTCCGAAGCCGGTCTCAAGACAGCAGTGCTCACCAAGGTCTTCCCGACCCGCTCGCACACCGTGGCGGCGCAGGGCGGGGTGGCTGCCTCGCTGGGCAACACCACCGAGGACAACTGGCACTGGCACATGTACGACACCGTGAAGGGCTCGGACTGGCTGGGCGACCAGGATTCCATCGAATTCATGGTGAAGAAGGCCAACGAGGTCGTCGTCGAACTCGAACACTACGGCATGCCCTTCGACCGCACCGACAACGGCAAGATCTACCAGCGCCCGTTCGGCGGCCACTCGATGAACTACGGCCAGGCGCCGGTGATGCGTTCCTGTGCCGCCGCCGACCGTACCGGCCACGCCATGCTGCACGCGCTCTACCAGCGCAACGTGCGCGCCAACACCCAGTTCTTCGTCGAGTGGAACGCGCTGGACCTGATCCGCAACAGCGAAGGCGACGTGCTCGGCGTGACCGCGATCGAGATGGAAACCGGCGAGGTCTCCATCTTCCACGCCAAGGCGACGATCTTCGCCACCGGCGGCGCGGGCCGCATCTTTTACAGCTCCACCAACGCCTTCATCAACACCGGCGACGGCCTGGGCATGGCGGCGCGCGCCGGCATCCCGCTGGAAGACATGGAGTTCTGGCAGTTCCACCCGACCGGCGTGGCCGGCGCGGGCGTGCTGATCACCGAAGGCGTGCGTGGCGAAGGCGGCATCCTGCGCAACAGCAGCGGCGAGCGCTTCATGGAGCGCTATGCGCCCAACCTGAAGGATCTGGCCTCGCGCGACGTCGTGTCCCGCTCCATGGTCACGGAAATCAACGAAGGCCGTGGCTGCGGTGCCGACAAGGACCACGTGCTGCTCGACATCACCCACCTGTCGCCCGAGACCATCATGAAGCGCCTGCCCGGCATTCGCGAGATCTCGATCCAGTTCGCCGGTGTGGACCCCATCAAGGCGCCGATCCCGGTGGTGCCGACCGCCCACTACCAGATGGGCGGCATTCCGACCAACTACAAGGGCCAGGTCATCGCGCCGAAGGACGGCAACCCGAACGTGCCGGTGGTCGGTTTCTACGCCGCCGGCGAATGCGCCTGCGCCTCGGTGCACGGCGCCAACCGCCTGGGCACCAATTCGCTGCTCGACCTGCTGGTGTTCGGCAAGTCGGCGGGCGAGAGCGTGGTCGAGGACTTCACGTCCGGCAACCTGACGCTGAAGCCGCTGCCGGCCGACGCCGCCGACGCTTCGCTGGCGCGCATCGCCCGCCTCGAGAACCAGAAGAACGGCACCGACGTGCATGAAGTGCGCCTGGCCATGCAGCGCACCATGCAGAAGCATGCCGGCGTGTTCCGCTTCAAGGACCTGCTGTCCGAAGGCGTCACCCGCATCCTGGAAGTGGCCGAACAGTCGCTGCATACCGAGATCACCGACAAGTCCAAGGTCTGGAACACCGCGCGCACCGAAGCGCTCGAACTCGACAACCTGATCGAGGTCGCCAAGGCGACCATGGTGTCGGCCGAGGCACGCAAGGAATCGCGCGGCGCCCACGTCCGCGACGACGCGCCGGACACCGCCGAGCATCCCAACGGCCGCGACGACCAGAACTGGCTCAAGCACACCCTGTGGTACCGCGACGGCAACCGCCTCGACTACAAGCCGGTGAACCTGAAGCCGCTGTCCGACGACGTGGAACCCATCGCGCTCGCCAAGCGTACCTACTGA
- a CDS encoding succinate dehydrogenase iron-sulfur subunit translates to MTKRTVQFKIYRYDPDKDEKPYMQDISVELEQSDKKLLDALVRLKAKDDTLSFRRSCREGVCGSDAMNINGKNGLACLTDVDSVAQPITLRPLPGLPVIRDLIVDMTQFFKQYHSIKPYLVNNDPPPERERLQTPEDREELNGLYECILCACCSTSCPSFWWNPDKFVGPAGLLAAYRFLADTRDQDTNERLDNLEDPYRLFRCHSIMNCVDVCPKGLNPTRAIGKIKDMMVRRAI, encoded by the coding sequence ATGACCAAGCGTACCGTTCAATTTAAGATCTACCGCTACGATCCGGACAAGGACGAGAAGCCCTACATGCAGGACATCTCGGTCGAGCTCGAACAGTCCGACAAGAAGCTGCTCGACGCCCTGGTGCGGCTGAAGGCCAAGGACGACACCCTGTCCTTCCGCCGCTCCTGCCGCGAAGGCGTGTGCGGCTCGGACGCGATGAACATCAACGGCAAGAACGGCCTGGCCTGCCTGACCGACGTGGACAGCGTGGCGCAGCCGATCACGCTGCGTCCGCTGCCGGGGCTGCCGGTCATCCGCGACCTGATCGTGGACATGACCCAGTTCTTCAAGCAGTACCACTCGATCAAGCCCTATCTGGTCAACAACGATCCGCCGCCGGAGCGCGAGCGCCTGCAGACCCCGGAAGACCGCGAGGAACTCAACGGTCTGTACGAGTGCATCCTGTGCGCCTGCTGCTCGACCTCCTGCCCGTCGTTCTGGTGGAACCCGGACAAGTTCGTGGGGCCGGCCGGCCTGCTTGCCGCGTACCGCTTCCTGGCCGACACGCGCGACCAGGACACGAACGAGCGCCTCGACAACCTCGAGGACCCGTATCGCCTGTTCCGCTGCCACTCCATCATGAACTGCGTCGACGTCTGTCCCAAGGGTCTGAACCCGACCCGTGCGATCGGCAAGATCAAGGACATGATGGTCCGCCGCGCGATCTGA
- a CDS encoding succinate dehydrogenase assembly factor 2 produces the protein MSINRGRVRWQCRRALLELDLVLTRFLEQHFDRLTDDQLADLDDLLRCDDYDIWAMVNGSKACEADRWKEMIGLLSQRAPGA, from the coding sequence ATGAGCATCAACCGGGGACGCGTGCGCTGGCAATGTCGTCGGGCTCTGCTGGAGCTCGACCTTGTCCTCACGCGCTTCCTCGAGCAGCACTTCGATCGTCTGACCGACGATCAACTGGCGGATCTGGACGACCTGCTGCGCTGCGACGACTACGACATCTGGGCGATGGTCAACGGCAGCAAGGCATGCGAGGCGGACCGCTGGAAGGAGATGATCGGCCTGCTGAGCCAGCGCGCCCCGGGCGCCTGA
- the gltA gene encoding citrate synthase, which translates to MSTERNATLTVDGKTVEFPVMTGTHGNDVIDIRTLGAKTGLFTYDSGFLSTASCKSTITFIDGDKGELLYRGYPIEQLAEKCNFLEVAYLLKSGELPNQQQKTEFESIIKNHTMLHDQMTKFFSGFRRDAHPMAVMVGVVGALSAFYHEAMDFSDAAHRNISINRLIAKLPTIVAMAYKYNSGQPFMYPRNDLDYTANFMHMMFGTPCEKYEPNPVLVHALDVIFTLHADHEQNASTSTVRLAGSSGANPFACISAGIACLWGPAHGGANEACLNMLEEIGDVSRVGEYIKRAKDKNDSFKLMGFGHRVYKNFDPRAKLMGKVCADVLGELGLENDRLFKLAKELEKIALEDEYFVEKKLYPNVDFYSGIVQKALGIPTSMFTCIFALARTVGWITQWEEMITDPEYKIGRPRQLYVGAARRDVPAIEQRP; encoded by the coding sequence ATGAGCACTGAGCGCAATGCAACCCTCACCGTCGACGGGAAGACTGTCGAATTCCCGGTCATGACCGGTACCCATGGCAACGACGTGATCGATATTCGTACCCTGGGTGCGAAGACCGGTCTGTTCACCTACGACTCCGGTTTCCTGTCGACCGCAAGTTGCAAGTCCACCATCACCTTCATCGATGGTGACAAGGGCGAACTGCTGTACCGCGGCTACCCGATCGAGCAACTCGCCGAGAAGTGCAACTTCCTCGAAGTGGCCTACCTGCTGAAGAGCGGCGAACTGCCCAACCAGCAGCAGAAGACCGAGTTCGAGTCGATCATCAAGAACCACACGATGCTGCACGACCAGATGACGAAGTTCTTCTCGGGCTTCCGCCGGGATGCGCATCCGATGGCGGTGATGGTGGGCGTGGTCGGCGCGCTGTCGGCGTTCTATCACGAAGCGATGGACTTCTCCGATGCCGCGCATCGCAATATCTCGATCAACCGCCTGATCGCCAAGCTGCCGACCATCGTCGCGATGGCCTACAAGTACAACAGCGGCCAGCCCTTCATGTACCCGCGCAACGATCTCGACTACACGGCGAACTTCATGCACATGATGTTCGGCACGCCGTGCGAGAAGTACGAGCCGAACCCGGTGCTCGTGCACGCGCTGGACGTCATCTTCACGCTGCACGCCGACCACGAGCAGAACGCCTCGACCTCGACCGTCCGACTGGCCGGCTCGTCGGGCGCCAACCCGTTCGCGTGCATCTCGGCCGGCATCGCCTGCCTGTGGGGGCCGGCGCACGGCGGCGCGAACGAGGCGTGCCTGAACATGCTGGAAGAGATTGGCGACGTGTCGCGCGTCGGCGAATACATCAAGCGTGCCAAGGACAAGAACGACAGCTTCAAGCTGATGGGCTTCGGCCACCGCGTCTACAAGAACTTCGACCCGCGTGCCAAGCTGATGGGCAAGGTCTGCGCCGACGTGCTGGGCGAACTGGGCCTCGAGAACGACCGCCTGTTCAAGCTCGCCAAGGAACTCGAGAAGATCGCGCTGGAAGACGAATACTTCGTCGAGAAGAAGCTGTACCCGAACGTCGATTTCTACTCGGGCATCGTGCAGAAGGCCCTGGGCATCCCGACCTCGATGTTCACCTGCATCTTTGCGCTGGCCCGTACCGTGGGCTGGATCACCCAGTGGGAAGAGATGATCACCGATCCGGAATACAAGATCGGCCGTCCGCGCCAGTTGTACGTCGGTGCGGCGCGACGCGACGTGCCGGCGATCGAGCAGCGTCCGTAA